One Rhizobium sp. NRK18 genomic window carries:
- the pyc gene encoding pyruvate carboxylase: MSIKKILVANRSEIAIRVFRAANELDIKTVAIWAEEDKLALHRFKADESYQVGRGPHLERDLGPIESYLSIEEVIRVAKLSGADAIHPGYGLLSESPEFVDACDAAGITFIGPKAETMRQLGNKVAARNLAISVGVPVVPATDPLPDDMAEVERMAEEIGYPVMLKASWGGGGRGMRAIRKKEDLAREVMEAKREAKAAFGKDEVYLEKLVERARHVESQILGDTHGNVVHLFERDCSIQRRNQKVVERAPAPYLNEEQRQELASYAIRIGEATNYIGAGTVEFLMDADTGKFYFIEVNPRIQVEHTVTEVVTGIDIVKAQIHILDGAEIGTPESGVPAQENIWLNGHALQCRITTEDPEQNFIPDYGRITAYRGATGFGIRLDGGTAYSGAVITRFYDPLLEKVTAWAPTPLEATQRMDRALREFRIRGVATNLTFLEAIISHPDFRANKYTTRFIDTTPELFQQVKRQDRATKILTYLADVTVNGHPETKGRAEPNPDAAKPVVPYINGAIPDGTKQLLDTLGPKGFADWMRNEKRVLMTDTTMRDGHQSLLATRMRTHDIATIAGTYARALPQLLSLECWGGATFDVSMRFLTEDPWERLSMVREAAPNLLLQMLLRGANGVGYKNYPDNVVKYFVRQAAKGGIDLFRVFDCLNWVENMRVSMDAVAEENKLCEAAICYTGDLLNSARPKYDLKYYTALAAELEKAGAHIIAVKDMAGLLKPAAATILFKALREATSLPIHFHTHDTSGISAATVLAAVDAGVDAVDSAMDAFSGNTSQPCLGSVVEALKGTERDPGLNPEWIRRISFYWEAVRNQYAAFESDLKGPASEVYLHEMPGGQFTNLKEQARSLGLETRWHEVAQAYADANRMFGDIVKVTPSSKVVGDMALMMVSQDLAVADVENPAKDVSFPESVVSMLKGDLGQPPGGWPEALQKKVLKGDEPYVVRPGSLLPDADLAAERKAIEEKIEREVNDFEFASYLMYPKVFTDYAMAHETYGPVSTLPTPNYFYGLPVGDEVLIDIEKGKTLVVLNQAIGHTDEKGMVTVFFELNGQPRRIKVPDRAHGAAGGAVRRKVDAGNAAHVGAPMPGVISTVAVATGQEVKQGDVLLSIEAMKMETALHAEKDGVVAEVLVKAGDQIDAKDLLIVYAS; the protein is encoded by the coding sequence TTGTCCATTAAGAAGATTCTTGTAGCCAACCGATCAGAAATCGCCATTCGCGTGTTCCGCGCGGCCAATGAGCTGGACATAAAAACGGTCGCCATCTGGGCGGAAGAGGACAAGCTCGCCCTGCACCGCTTCAAGGCCGACGAAAGCTATCAGGTTGGCCGCGGCCCGCACCTCGAGCGTGATCTCGGACCGATCGAGAGCTATCTGTCGATCGAAGAAGTCATCCGCGTCGCCAAACTGTCGGGCGCCGATGCCATCCATCCCGGCTACGGCCTTCTCTCGGAAAGCCCCGAATTCGTGGACGCCTGCGATGCTGCCGGCATCACCTTCATCGGCCCGAAGGCCGAGACCATGCGCCAGCTCGGTAACAAGGTGGCTGCGCGCAATCTGGCGATCAGCGTCGGTGTTCCGGTCGTGCCGGCAACCGATCCGCTGCCGGACGACATGGCCGAAGTGGAGAGAATGGCCGAGGAAATCGGCTACCCCGTCATGTTGAAAGCCTCCTGGGGCGGCGGCGGGCGCGGCATGCGCGCCATTCGCAAGAAAGAGGATCTCGCCCGCGAGGTGATGGAAGCCAAGCGCGAGGCAAAGGCCGCATTCGGCAAGGACGAAGTCTACCTTGAAAAGCTCGTCGAGCGCGCGCGTCACGTCGAAAGCCAGATCCTCGGTGACACCCACGGCAATGTCGTCCATCTGTTCGAGCGCGACTGCTCCATCCAGCGGCGCAACCAGAAGGTCGTGGAGCGGGCGCCCGCGCCGTATCTGAATGAAGAGCAGCGCCAGGAACTGGCCAGCTATGCGATCCGCATCGGCGAGGCGACGAACTATATCGGCGCCGGCACCGTCGAGTTCCTGATGGATGCCGATACCGGCAAGTTCTATTTCATCGAAGTCAATCCGCGCATCCAGGTCGAGCACACGGTCACCGAAGTCGTCACCGGCATCGACATCGTCAAGGCGCAGATCCACATTCTCGACGGCGCGGAAATCGGCACGCCGGAATCGGGCGTGCCGGCGCAGGAAAACATCTGGCTGAACGGTCACGCCCTGCAGTGCCGCATCACCACGGAAGATCCGGAGCAGAACTTCATTCCGGACTATGGCCGCATCACCGCCTATCGCGGCGCGACCGGCTTCGGCATCCGTCTCGATGGCGGCACGGCCTATTCGGGTGCGGTGATCACCCGCTTCTACGATCCGCTTCTGGAAAAGGTGACCGCATGGGCGCCGACGCCGCTGGAAGCCACCCAGCGCATGGACCGTGCGCTCCGCGAGTTCCGTATCCGCGGTGTGGCGACGAACCTGACCTTCCTCGAAGCGATCATCAGCCATCCGGATTTCCGCGCCAACAAGTATACGACGCGCTTCATCGATACGACGCCGGAGCTCTTCCAGCAGGTCAAGCGTCAGGACCGCGCCACCAAGATCCTGACATATCTTGCCGACGTGACCGTCAACGGTCACCCGGAAACGAAGGGCCGCGCCGAGCCGAACCCGGACGCCGCAAAGCCCGTCGTTCCCTATATCAACGGCGCCATTCCGGACGGTACCAAGCAGCTGCTCGACACGCTGGGGCCGAAGGGATTTGCGGACTGGATGCGCAATGAAAAGCGCGTTCTGATGACGGATACGACGATGCGCGACGGGCATCAGTCGCTGCTCGCCACCCGCATGCGCACCCATGACATCGCGACGATTGCCGGCACCTATGCCCGCGCCCTGCCGCAGCTTCTGTCGCTGGAGTGCTGGGGCGGCGCGACGTTCGACGTATCCATGCGCTTCCTGACCGAAGACCCGTGGGAACGGCTCTCCATGGTCCGCGAAGCGGCGCCGAACCTGCTCCTGCAAATGCTGCTGCGCGGCGCCAACGGCGTCGGCTACAAGAACTATCCCGACAATGTCGTCAAATATTTCGTCCGCCAGGCGGCGAAGGGCGGCATCGACCTTTTCCGCGTCTTCGACTGCCTCAACTGGGTCGAGAACATGCGCGTGTCGATGGACGCGGTCGCAGAGGAAAACAAGCTCTGCGAGGCGGCGATCTGCTACACCGGCGATCTCCTGAACTCGGCCCGCCCGAAGTATGACCTGAAATATTACACCGCGCTTGCCGCCGAACTGGAAAAGGCCGGCGCGCACATCATTGCGGTCAAGGACATGGCCGGCCTGCTGAAGCCTGCCGCCGCGACGATCCTGTTCAAGGCGCTGAGGGAAGCGACGAGCCTGCCGATCCATTTCCACACGCATGACACGTCCGGCATTTCTGCCGCGACCGTGCTCGCCGCCGTCGATGCGGGTGTGGACGCGGTCGACAGCGCCATGGACGCCTTCTCCGGCAATACCTCGCAGCCGTGCCTCGGTTCCGTGGTCGAAGCGCTGAAGGGCACGGAGCGCGATCCGGGCCTCAATCCGGAATGGATCCGCCGCATCTCCTTCTATTGGGAAGCCGTGCGCAACCAGTATGCGGCCTTCGAAAGCGACCTCAAGGGACCGGCATCGGAAGTCTATCTGCACGAGATGCCCGGCGGCCAGTTCACCAACCTCAAGGAACAGGCCCGCTCGCTCGGTCTCGAGACCCGCTGGCACGAGGTCGCGCAGGCCTATGCCGATGCCAACCGCATGTTCGGCGACATCGTCAAGGTAACGCCGTCCTCCAAGGTCGTCGGCGACATGGCGCTGATGATGGTCAGCCAGGATCTGGCGGTAGCCGACGTAGAGAATCCGGCGAAGGACGTTTCCTTCCCGGAATCGGTGGTCTCCATGCTCAAGGGCGACCTCGGTCAGCCGCCAGGCGGCTGGCCGGAAGCCCTACAGAAGAAGGTGCTGAAGGGCGATGAGCCCTACGTCGTGCGGCCGGGCTCACTGTTGCCGGACGCCGACCTTGCCGCCGAGCGCAAGGCGATCGAGGAAAAGATCGAACGCGAGGTCAACGACTTCGAATTCGCCTCCTATCTCATGTACCCGAAGGTCTTCACCGATTATGCGATGGCACACGAGACCTATGGTCCTGTCTCGACGCTGCCGACGCCGAATTACTTCTACGGCCTGCCGGTCGGCGACGAGGTCCTGATCGACATCGAAAAGGGCAAGACGCTGGTCGTGCTCAACCAGGCGATCGGCCATACCGACGAGAAGGGAATGGTCACCGTCTTCTTCGAGCTGAACGGTCAGCCGCGACGCATTAAGGTTCCGGACCGGGCCCATGGTGCCGCGGGTGGCGCCGTGCGGCGGAAGGTCGATGCCGGCAATGCCGCTCATGTCGGCGCGCCGATGCCGGGCGTGATTTCCACGGTTGCCGTCGCGACCGGTCAGGAAGTCAAGCAGGGCGACGTTCTTCTCTCCATCGAGGCGATGAAGATGGAAACCGCGCTGCATGCGGAAAAGGACGGCGTCGTTGCCGAAGTGCTCGTCAAGGCGGGCGACCAGATCGATGCGAAGGATCTGCTGATCGTCTATGCGAGCTGA
- a CDS encoding DeoR/GlpR family DNA-binding transcription regulator, whose translation MKPDLFLKQRHALIQERLAASGKVIAADLAEEFGVSEDTIRRDLRDMAAAGLCERVYGGALPPAPFPGGLSVRTRLDPERKAALAAVAVREIRDGMFVFFDVGSTNLAIAKALPPGLKITAATNAPIIAAALMEHEGVNLIAIGGAIDRETGAAVGAEAVSELRRLRPDLCILGACGIDRDAGVTSFGYEDSIFKRHAVEQSRSVMAAVTSEKLGTAAPFAVAPLAACGLAAFESDADPDFLKHCRGLGLKVLQPSRASLPEKV comes from the coding sequence ATGAAACCCGATCTCTTTCTCAAGCAACGCCACGCGCTGATCCAGGAGCGGCTCGCCGCTTCCGGCAAGGTGATCGCCGCCGATCTTGCCGAAGAGTTCGGCGTTTCGGAAGACACTATCCGCCGCGATCTCAGGGACATGGCGGCAGCCGGACTTTGCGAGCGGGTCTATGGCGGCGCGCTGCCGCCCGCGCCATTTCCCGGCGGTCTTTCGGTGCGCACCCGGCTCGATCCGGAGCGGAAGGCGGCGCTCGCGGCGGTCGCGGTTCGCGAAATCCGGGACGGCATGTTCGTCTTCTTCGATGTCGGCAGCACCAATCTCGCCATCGCCAAAGCCTTGCCACCGGGGCTGAAGATCACCGCCGCCACCAACGCACCGATCATTGCCGCGGCTCTGATGGAGCATGAGGGCGTCAATCTCATTGCGATCGGCGGCGCCATCGACCGTGAAACCGGCGCTGCCGTGGGTGCGGAGGCTGTCAGCGAGCTTCGGCGGCTGCGGCCGGACCTCTGCATACTCGGTGCTTGCGGCATCGACCGGGATGCAGGCGTCACGAGCTTCGGTTACGAGGACTCGATCTTCAAGCGCCATGCCGTCGAGCAAAGCCGCTCCGTCATGGCCGCCGTCACCTCCGAGAAGCTTGGCACGGCGGCGCCCTTTGCCGTCGCTCCGCTCGCCGCATGTGGCCTAGCGGCTTTCGAAAGCGATGCCGATCCGGACTTCCTGAAACATTGCCGCGGGCTAGGCCTCAAGGTGCTGCAGCCCTCCCGCGCCTCTCTGCCTGAAAAGGTCTGA
- a CDS encoding MFS transporter: MNQMSPGVPVRAPFMPKQRIAVSLLFLINGYMTGNWAPKIPEFIDRLGLTSGEMGLMIMAFGIGSLVLMPFAGAAIAHRGSRVVSRVTALLLLPGMLMLTFAPNWWLAATALFYFGGMIGAMDVAMNANAVVVEKSMGRAIMSSCHGFWSLGGLIGAATGGYLIVHLGVVGHALVLTALAAILLLVAWAEIETDAPHPEDEKQKVSLPLTPLPWLIGMMALFSMIPEGSVLDWGALYLRNELGTTLTHSGFAFAGFSLTMAVMRFAGDLVRDRFGAVMTLRICALAAMTGLLIAGFAPNATVAILGFTICGIGISNMVPIAFSAAGNLPGLPPGVGISVATFLGYSGLLFAPSIIGFIAEHTGFAPVYAGLSILIMVVLGLSRLARHADAA, encoded by the coding sequence ATGAACCAGATGTCCCCCGGCGTGCCGGTCCGCGCGCCCTTCATGCCCAAGCAGCGTATCGCCGTCAGCCTGCTGTTTCTCATCAACGGTTACATGACGGGCAACTGGGCGCCAAAGATCCCGGAATTCATCGATCGCCTGGGCCTGACCAGCGGCGAGATGGGCCTGATGATCATGGCATTCGGCATCGGTTCGCTCGTGCTGATGCCATTTGCCGGCGCTGCGATCGCCCATCGCGGCTCGCGCGTGGTTTCGCGGGTCACGGCGCTTCTGCTGCTGCCTGGCATGCTGATGCTGACCTTTGCCCCGAACTGGTGGCTCGCCGCGACGGCGCTCTTCTATTTCGGTGGCATGATTGGCGCGATGGACGTGGCGATGAACGCCAATGCTGTCGTCGTCGAGAAAAGCATGGGGCGGGCGATCATGTCCTCCTGCCATGGCTTCTGGAGCCTTGGCGGCCTGATCGGCGCGGCGACCGGCGGCTATCTCATCGTTCACCTCGGGGTCGTGGGACATGCGCTCGTCTTGACCGCTCTGGCCGCAATCCTGCTCCTTGTTGCGTGGGCGGAAATCGAAACCGATGCGCCGCATCCCGAAGACGAAAAGCAGAAGGTCAGCCTGCCGCTGACGCCGCTTCCGTGGCTGATCGGCATGATGGCGCTGTTCTCGATGATCCCGGAAGGTTCGGTGCTCGACTGGGGCGCGCTCTATCTGCGCAACGAACTTGGAACGACGCTCACCCATTCCGGCTTCGCTTTTGCCGGCTTTTCGTTGACGATGGCGGTCATGCGTTTCGCCGGCGATCTCGTGCGCGACCGCTTCGGCGCTGTGATGACCTTGCGCATCTGCGCGCTCGCCGCGATGACGGGTCTGTTGATTGCCGGATTTGCGCCGAACGCGACCGTCGCGATCCTCGGATTCACCATCTGCGGCATCGGCATATCCAACATGGTGCCGATCGCCTTTTCGGCGGCCGGCAACCTGCCGGGCCTGCCGCCGGGCGTCGGCATCTCGGTCGCCACCTTCCTCGGCTATTCCGGCCTGTTGTTCGCGCCGTCGATTATCGGTTTCATCGCCGAGCATACCGGCTTCGCGCCGGTCTATGCGGGGCTGAGCATCCTGATCATGGTGGTTCTGGGGCTCTCCAGGCTGGCGCGGCATGCTGACGCCGCGTGA
- the ispG gene encoding flavodoxin-dependent (E)-4-hydroxy-3-methylbut-2-enyl-diphosphate synthase, giving the protein MSSIRDFDPKPRRASVAVDVGGVIVGGGAPVVVQSMTNTDTADVDGTVAQVAALFKAGSEIVRITVDRDESAAAVPKIRERLERLGLDVPLVGDFHYIGHKLLADHPACAEALAKYRINPGNVGFKDKKDKQFADIVEMAIRYDKPVRIGVNWGSLDQELLTRLMDENQKNGSPLSARDVTRESIVQSALLSAELAEEIGLPRNRIILSAKVSQVQDLIAVYSMLAERSDHALHLGLTEAGMGSKGIVASSAAMGYVLQQGIGDTIRVSLTPEPNGDRTREVQVAQEILQVMGFRQFVPVVAACPGCGRTTSTVFQELAQRIQSDIRKNMPVWREKYPGVEALNVAVMGCIVNGPGESKHADIGISLPGTGESPAAPVFIDGKKAMTLRGPKIAEDFEAMVIDYIEKRFGSGSQAAE; this is encoded by the coding sequence ATGTCCTCGATCCGCGACTTTGATCCGAAACCGCGCCGCGCCTCGGTTGCCGTCGATGTCGGCGGTGTGATCGTCGGCGGCGGAGCGCCGGTGGTCGTTCAGTCGATGACGAACACCGACACCGCCGACGTGGATGGCACCGTTGCGCAGGTCGCGGCGCTGTTCAAGGCCGGCTCGGAAATCGTCCGCATCACCGTCGACCGCGACGAAAGTGCGGCTGCCGTGCCAAAGATCCGCGAGCGGCTGGAGCGGCTGGGGCTCGACGTGCCGCTTGTCGGCGACTTCCACTATATCGGCCACAAGCTGCTCGCCGATCACCCGGCCTGCGCCGAAGCGCTGGCGAAATACCGCATCAATCCCGGCAATGTCGGATTCAAGGACAAGAAGGACAAGCAGTTCGCCGATATCGTCGAGATGGCGATCCGCTACGACAAGCCGGTGCGCATCGGCGTCAACTGGGGTTCGCTCGACCAGGAACTCCTGACCCGGCTGATGGACGAGAACCAGAAGAACGGTTCGCCGTTGTCGGCGCGCGATGTCACACGTGAATCCATCGTCCAGTCGGCGCTGCTGTCGGCGGAACTCGCCGAAGAGATCGGCCTGCCGCGCAACCGCATCATTCTGTCCGCCAAGGTGTCGCAGGTTCAGGACCTGATCGCCGTCTATTCCATGCTCGCCGAGCGCTCCGACCATGCCCTGCATCTCGGTCTCACCGAAGCCGGCATGGGATCGAAGGGCATCGTCGCCTCGTCGGCGGCCATGGGTTACGTCCTGCAGCAGGGCATCGGCGATACGATCCGCGTGTCGCTGACGCCGGAGCCGAACGGCGATCGCACTCGCGAGGTGCAGGTGGCGCAGGAAATCCTGCAGGTCATGGGTTTTCGCCAGTTCGTGCCCGTTGTCGCGGCTTGTCCCGGCTGCGGCCGTACGACCTCGACCGTCTTCCAGGAACTGGCGCAGCGCATCCAGAGCGACATCCGCAAGAACATGCCGGTCTGGCGCGAGAAGTATCCGGGCGTCGAGGCGCTGAACGTTGCCGTCATGGGCTGCATCGTCAACGGACCGGGCGAATCCAAGCACGCCGACATCGGCATATCGCTTCCCGGTACGGGTGAAAGCCCGGCAGCGCCGGTGTTCATCGACGGCAAGAAGGCGATGACGCTGCGCGGCCCGAAGATCGCCGAAGACTTCGAGGCGATGGTGATCGACTATATCGAGAAGCGCTTCGGTTCCGGGTCGCAGGCGGCCGAATAG
- a CDS encoding LysE family translocator translates to MDLPTILPHLAVAWSVYFLAVISPGPATLAIAGTAMANGRSRGMALATGVITGSFIWAILAALGLSALLTQFAYALTGLKIAGGCYLLWLGWKNLRSAVKANYGSVERMSHEDLPLKVFYLRGLGIHLTNPKAIFVWISLVSLGLPAHAPPEVLYIFIGGAMIIGVTSFNMLAVLFSTEPMVRGYAKARRVIEGAMGLFFGLAGLKLLTSRI, encoded by the coding sequence ATGGACCTGCCGACTATCCTGCCGCATCTCGCGGTCGCCTGGAGCGTTTACTTCCTTGCCGTCATCAGCCCCGGCCCGGCGACGCTAGCCATCGCCGGAACAGCCATGGCCAATGGCCGCAGCCGCGGCATGGCGCTGGCAACGGGCGTCATCACCGGTTCTTTCATCTGGGCGATACTGGCGGCACTCGGCCTGTCGGCCCTGCTCACCCAGTTCGCCTACGCGCTGACAGGATTGAAGATTGCCGGGGGATGCTACCTGTTGTGGCTCGGCTGGAAGAACCTTCGCTCGGCCGTCAAGGCGAACTACGGGTCCGTTGAAAGGATGAGCCATGAAGACCTGCCCCTGAAGGTCTTCTATCTGCGCGGCCTCGGTATCCACCTGACCAATCCGAAGGCGATCTTTGTCTGGATTTCCCTGGTATCGCTCGGCCTGCCGGCGCACGCGCCGCCTGAAGTCCTCTACATCTTCATCGGCGGCGCGATGATCATCGGCGTCACTTCCTTCAACATGCTCGCGGTGCTCTTTTCCACCGAACCCATGGTCCGGGGTTATGCGAAGGCGCGCCGCGTCATCGAAGGGGCCATGGGGCTGTTCTTCGGCCTGGCCGGATTGAAGCTGCTGACCAGCCGGATCTGA
- a CDS encoding pyrroline-5-carboxylate reductase — translation MTIGVIGTGAIAAAIVEGLSTDDKSAPDILLSPRNAEIAASLAARFANVSVAASNQAVLDGSGMVLIAVRPQVAADVLKDLAFRADHHVVSLMAIIGLDEVKAMASPAERVTRVIPLPSTAQRMGPTPVFPPDKEAAALFNRLGVAIEVETAAEFDALSAATASMASVFTFAETIAHWLAGQGIAYPDARRFVATMMRGLTNTAMLNAEASFAELADEHTTAGGINEQVVKHLQDKGAFHQLSEGLDAVLKRFKDAAG, via the coding sequence ATGACCATTGGAGTTATCGGAACGGGCGCCATTGCGGCGGCCATCGTGGAAGGGCTGAGCACGGACGACAAAAGCGCGCCCGACATCCTCCTCTCCCCCCGCAATGCGGAGATCGCCGCCTCGCTTGCCGCCCGCTTTGCCAATGTCTCCGTTGCGGCCTCCAACCAGGCCGTGCTCGACGGTTCCGGGATGGTGCTGATTGCCGTCCGCCCTCAGGTCGCGGCAGATGTGCTCAAGGACCTGGCATTCCGAGCCGACCATCACGTCGTCAGCCTCATGGCGATCATCGGGCTCGATGAGGTGAAGGCCATGGCCTCGCCCGCAGAAAGGGTGACGCGCGTCATCCCCCTGCCATCGACGGCGCAGCGCATGGGACCGACGCCCGTCTTCCCGCCGGACAAGGAGGCCGCGGCCCTGTTCAACCGCCTCGGTGTGGCAATCGAGGTGGAGACCGCCGCCGAATTCGATGCGCTGTCGGCCGCGACCGCCAGCATGGCATCCGTCTTCACCTTCGCGGAGACGATCGCGCATTGGCTGGCCGGCCAGGGCATCGCCTACCCCGACGCCCGGCGCTTCGTCGCCACCATGATGCGCGGCCTGACCAACACGGCCATGCTGAATGCGGAGGCGAGTTTCGCAGAGCTGGCCGACGAACACACGACGGCGGGCGGCATCAACGAGCAGGTTGTCAAACACCTGCAGGACAAGGGCGCCTTCCATCAGCTATCGGAGGGACTGGACGCGGTGCTCAAACGCTTCAAGGATGCAGCCGGCTGA
- a CDS encoding NADPH-dependent FMN reductase, with the protein MQEKRLRIAVIYGSTREGRLCDRIVRWAVGEIERQDRYAIDIIDPLDLALPARHGGHSEGLFDLWRRLDAADAFLIVTPEYNHSFTAPLKQLIDSGKDQWRAKPVAFVSYGGISGGLRAVEQLRLVFAELHAVTIRDVVSFANPSGRFNPTGHLSDGAGEAAKMAHLLAHLDWWGSVLRDARARAPYDEIAA; encoded by the coding sequence ATGCAAGAGAAGAGACTGAGGATCGCGGTCATTTACGGCAGCACCCGCGAGGGGCGGCTCTGCGACCGCATCGTCCGCTGGGCCGTGGGCGAGATCGAACGCCAGGACCGCTATGCGATCGACATCATCGATCCGCTGGACCTGGCGCTTCCCGCACGCCACGGCGGCCATAGCGAGGGCCTGTTCGATCTCTGGCGCCGGCTCGACGCGGCCGACGCCTTCCTCATCGTCACGCCGGAATACAACCACTCCTTCACCGCGCCGCTGAAACAACTGATCGACAGCGGAAAGGATCAATGGCGCGCAAAGCCGGTCGCCTTTGTTTCCTATGGCGGTATTTCCGGAGGCCTGCGCGCGGTCGAACAGCTCCGCCTCGTCTTCGCCGAACTGCATGCGGTGACGATCCGCGACGTCGTCAGCTTTGCAAACCCCTCGGGGCGCTTCAACCCGACCGGACATCTGTCGGACGGTGCCGGCGAAGCGGCCAAGATGGCCCACCTTCTCGCGCATCTCGACTGGTGGGGATCGGTGCTGCGCGACGCCCGCGCCAGGGCGCCCTACGACGAGATCGCCGCCTGA
- the soxR gene encoding redox-sensitive transcriptional activator SoxR: MGETTDIRRELTVGEVAARSGVAVSAVHFYEAEGLIRSWRNAGNHRRYSRDVLRRIAIIKVAQRAGITLKEIAGAFSTLPEGRTPNRQDWERLSAAWHADLEDRIARLTRLRDRLSGCIGCGCLSVDRCPLHNPRDALGRNGSGPRLLEQD; the protein is encoded by the coding sequence ATGGGCGAAACAACCGACATCCGCCGCGAATTGACTGTCGGAGAGGTGGCGGCGCGCAGCGGCGTGGCGGTCTCCGCGGTTCATTTCTACGAGGCGGAAGGCCTGATCCGAAGCTGGCGGAATGCCGGAAATCACCGGCGCTATAGTCGCGATGTGCTGCGCCGGATCGCGATCATCAAGGTGGCGCAGCGCGCCGGAATCACGCTGAAGGAGATTGCCGGCGCGTTTTCGACCCTGCCGGAAGGCAGAACTCCGAACCGGCAGGACTGGGAGCGCCTGTCCGCTGCCTGGCATGCGGACCTCGAGGATCGCATCGCGCGTTTGACGCGACTGCGCGACCGGTTGTCCGGCTGCATCGGCTGCGGCTGCCTTTCCGTCGATCGCTGCCCGCTTCATAACCCCCGGGATGCGCTCGGCCGGAACGGATCCGGTCCGCGCCTTCTGGAGCAGGACTGA
- a CDS encoding PLP-dependent aminotransferase family protein gives MLSLSLDRHAAQPLFQQIYAQLRDRIAAGDLKAEDRLPPSRALAIELGVSRSTTVAAYEQLSAEGYITGRQGSGYYPSRLAEADLPKRPAPGTVPRHPGRPGRALPLYPGLPDMRLFPFRQWNRAIARVARTEPEAMVIGDGLFGDRRLRRAIAAHIHDWRGVSATEEQIVVTAGSADALEICVRAFMRNEDCIALEDPGFERLRHFTDSLGLETVWLDVDADGARLPSPSPAQPRLAVLTPSHQFPMGGVMSANRRVEYLNWATRNDSYVIEDDYDSEFRYAGRPIPALASVDTSGHVLYVGSFSKVFTAGVRLGYLVVPENLIETFARCVTHFGARASISAQRPLAHFIEDGEFLRHIRRMRRIYAERHQVLIEALTMQLPPSCCFDNHHAGMQVTVLLPADTDDRAICEQARRQGLSLLPLSPHYAGSRPKSGLVLGFAAYSPEEITTAVHHLAGCLRDFRL, from the coding sequence TTGCTCTCCCTCAGCCTCGACCGCCACGCGGCCCAGCCTCTCTTTCAGCAGATCTACGCCCAGCTGCGCGACCGCATCGCCGCCGGCGACCTGAAAGCCGAAGACCGGCTGCCGCCGAGCCGGGCTCTGGCGATCGAGCTTGGCGTCTCGCGCTCGACCACCGTCGCGGCCTACGAACAGTTGTCGGCCGAAGGCTACATCACCGGCCGGCAGGGCTCCGGCTACTATCCGAGCCGACTTGCAGAAGCCGACCTCCCGAAACGGCCGGCACCGGGAACAGTGCCGCGCCATCCCGGCAGGCCCGGCCGCGCCCTCCCCCTTTATCCCGGCCTGCCCGACATGCGGCTCTTCCCGTTCCGGCAATGGAACCGGGCGATCGCCCGCGTGGCCCGAACCGAGCCGGAGGCCATGGTGATCGGCGACGGTCTGTTTGGGGACCGACGCCTGAGACGGGCGATCGCCGCCCATATCCATGACTGGCGCGGCGTGTCGGCGACCGAGGAGCAGATCGTCGTGACCGCGGGCTCGGCCGACGCGCTTGAAATCTGCGTGAGAGCGTTCATGCGCAATGAGGATTGCATCGCCCTTGAAGATCCGGGCTTTGAGCGCCTGCGCCATTTCACCGACAGCCTGGGTCTGGAAACCGTCTGGCTGGACGTTGACGCTGACGGTGCCCGGCTTCCGAGCCCATCGCCAGCGCAGCCGCGTCTCGCCGTGCTGACGCCCTCTCACCAGTTCCCGATGGGAGGCGTCATGTCGGCCAACCGCCGCGTTGAATACCTTAACTGGGCGACCCGCAATGACAGCTACGTCATAGAGGACGATTACGACAGCGAGTTCCGTTATGCCGGACGGCCGATCCCGGCGCTGGCAAGCGTCGATACCTCAGGCCATGTCCTCTACGTCGGCAGTTTCTCCAAGGTGTTCACGGCGGGAGTGCGGCTTGGCTATCTCGTCGTGCCCGAAAACCTGATCGAAACCTTCGCAAGATGCGTCACCCATTTCGGCGCCCGCGCCTCCATCTCTGCCCAGCGACCGCTGGCGCATTTCATCGAGGACGGCGAGTTCCTGCGCCATATACGGCGCATGCGGCGCATCTACGCCGAGCGTCATCAGGTGTTGATCGAGGCACTGACGATGCAGCTGCCGCCATCCTGTTGTTTCGACAATCACCATGCCGGCATGCAGGTGACCGTGCTGTTGCCGGCGGATACGGACGACCGCGCGATCTGCGAACAGGCGCGCCGGCAGGGCCTGTCGCTCCTGCCGCTGTCGCCGCATTATGCCGGCAGCCGCCCCAAGTCGGGCCTCGTGCTCGGATTTGCCGCCTATTCGCCCGAGGAAATCACCACCGCCGTACACCATCTTGCCGGCTGCCTGCGCGACTTCCGCCTCTGA